DNA sequence from the Sceloporus undulatus isolate JIND9_A2432 ecotype Alabama chromosome 4, SceUnd_v1.1, whole genome shotgun sequence genome:
TATGTTGAAAACAGCTATCCAGACTCTTTAGGCATAATGACATTTATATAATCTAATGCTGAATGACTGTTTAGGCAGAATCACGTGATATTAATCTAATGCACCTTTCAGTGATCCAGGGTCCTTCACACacgcgcgcacgcgcacacacacacacacccaagttacactgtctcagcctcaaaggaaatgCATGGCAACATTATTTTGCTAAACACCACACAGGGATGTTGTTTAAGAGAGTAGCCTTGGGTTAAGGGGGAGAGgaaatgggtaaaaaaaaaacctagtcaCATTATCACAGCCTAAAGTAAAGGTGTAGGgcaggcaaaccatctctgagcaaTGGCAATACCTTTGAGACAGCCTTacaagttttcatttttaaaccctcttcaaaaatatttgaaatataacTCTTAATGAAACTAGCGCTTGCGAAAACACAAACAcagccaagtcacactgtctcagcctcagaggaaatgcATGACAAAATTGCTAGGCTAAATAGACCCCACATAGggaatttttggattttttgagTAGGGGGGGGCAATCTGCCATTGAGGCATCTCTGGAGTAATGGTATTTGGTATTACAAAACCCCTAGTCACATTGTCACAGCCTAAAGTAAAGGTGCAGGgcaggcaaaccatctctgagcaaTGACAATACCTTTGAGACAGCCTTACAATTTTGCAATTTTAAACCCTCtgcaaatatatttgaaatataacTCTCAATGaaaatagcacacacacacacacagccaagttacactgtctcagcctcagaggaaatgcATGGCAACATTGCTAGGCTAGCCAATACAATGAAGGGATCTTTGGTTACATCTTTGATTAGGAGAAGGGGGCTTTCAACTTACTCGCTGGAAAGCGTTCATCCGGGTGTGGTGATCCCGCAATCTCCCACATTTCCCTGAGACTCAGAAAATGTTGAAATTTGGTGATCTCATGGGGAGGCGGGCCAAAACTATCAagtattttataaaatttattctttaaacatttaaatttccTCCTAGTCATTAGCCACTATCCCGCAGTTCTTTAGCCACGCGGCGGAAATGTGGCAATTTTTCCGCGCCGTGCTCTGCATCAAAATTGGCACAATTTTCTTGTACCTCAAAATTATGGCCAGCATAATTTGCACCTCCTCTGTCCGCCAATACATGTACCTCTGTACCTGTTCCATCCTCAAACCCACAGAGGTTAAAATACCCGCTGTTCCTTTTTTTATACCTTTCGCAAAGGTTAAAAATTCAGATAGTAAACAATGTTGCTGTTTATTTCAATGGAGATGTTAATAGCCGTATATGGGAACCACCCCTATGTATTTAAGTACTTCTTTACAAAGTTTAATTACATTATTGTTACAAACAATTGCTATTAAGGTCATCCATAGgcgatgtttttaaaaacactatgcccgcacatatatatctatatatatattgcattgcATATCGGGAAGAAGTAGATATGTGTTACCAAAAGAATACAATGAAAAAGCGCTCAAATCACATAAGCAATGGAAAGAGAAGACAATGGAAAAGCGCTCAATTCACAGAACCATTTGCtattaatggcattttaaaaaggggcgcAGATTGGATCTATTGTTAGAACATCTAACAGTGAGATGTTAGTAGCTGTGTCTccgagcatgaacagagtggctgcgtGCCGcttattgcttgagcagctgcactttgctttattaacctgaatttatctgatgtgaactgcttgagaggaaggactctgcacctgcactgcagaaataatccattttgatgccacttttactgccctaggttccatgctgtggaatgctgggatttaaagtttgttgtggcaccagacagagatggctaaacaggtcctcaaaactacaagtcccaaaattCCATGGCACAGAGcgataatggaagttaaagtggtgtcaaccataGAAACAAAACTGCCTTAGGTCCTTTTCTGGGGGAAAAGGTGGCacagaataaatgaaataaatgatgaaatgaGGAGGAGATCTGGGAATTGCACTACAGTTTCTTGtggctggcagagatggctacatagcttccaaaactacaaatcccaggatcccattgcTGATGCTATTTGCaaagttggttctgactcatggcaacccaaaggcaattCTATCAAGGGGTTTCCCTGGCAAATGTTTCCAGCGGGTGtttctttggggctgagagagtgttggtttaatgagtcccaaaggtgcatgctgcaagatctctatacatattattgcccccccccccccaaaagggaacATGCCAGAGCTCCCAGCGCATTTGTGGTTTTGGGAAGGCaccagggcagcaggagccctGAGAGGAGGATGCAAGGAAGAAAGTCcgcttttctctttttcctccccttcccttcacttATAGGGTTGTTTAAAGTTCCTTCAtgcaaaagacagctctcttgcctctctttcttttcctgtgaATGAACCAGAGGTGCCTTTGGCAATGGCACGGAATTGGAgcagcccccctccccttcttcccctcttcccccttcctgagGTAAAGGCTTGACCCTCcttctgtgggtgtgtgtgtgtgagggtggGGCTTTTAGCCCTTCAAAATGGTTGAACGNNNNNNNNNNNNNNNNNNNNNNNNNNNNNNNNNNNNNNNNNNNNNNNNNNNNNNNNNNNNNNNNNNNNNNNNNNNNNNNNNNNNNNNNNNNNNNNNNNNNCAAGGAAGAAAGTCcgcttttctctttttcctccccttcccttcacttATAGGGTTGTTTAAAGTTCCTTCAtgcaaaagacagctctcttgcctctctttcttttcctgtgaATGAACCAGAGGTGCCTTTGGCAATGGCACGGAATTGGAgcagcccccctccccttcttcccctcttcccccttcctgagGTAAAGGCTTGACCCtccgtttgtgtgtgtgtgtgtgtgagggtggGGGCTTTTAGCCCTTCAAAATGGTTGAACGTAGTCTGGGCCCCCCTTCTCATAATCCATCCCTAATCTCCTCTAGATTtaccccccccaaacaaataGTGTTTATTTATCGAAATAAAGAAATTGTTTTATCCCCAAAAATTACATTCCCCATAGCAACAAGTTACAAAGGAAGCATGGGATaacattgcagttaaagtgatgatCATCATCAGTAGTATGTCTCCACAGAGCTGAGGAACTATTGCAGGTGTATTGGAATGTTTAATAGCAGTGAAAGGTTTAATCAAAAAGTACAATAAAAGTAATATTCATTTGTTGAAATGATTTATTGATATACATTATACGAAGAATAAACAGAAGCAATGGCTAGagatagtattttaaaaaaaattcttttcaaagcttgggatttcttttttaaaaaaattcaaattacagATAATAGGGAGATTTATCTCCAGCAGCCAAAAAAGTTTGCAGCTCAAGCAGAGGAATGGGCTGGGCAAAGTGTATCAAACCATGTTGGTTAATGTCTTGAAACGTCcatacaagtttttttttttttgcttgattgtgtgtgtgtgggagtttggtatgtttatatatgtataattgtatatatatatggaagctACTAGCGTCCAACCATTGAACCCATTCATGTTTCATAAGGTCATCCTCaagtagctccttttttgccCCCATGTGTCTATTATGAACAGAGTGGCTACGTTCCGcttattgcttgagcagctgcacctTGCTTTATTattctgaatttatctgatgtgaacAGCTTGACAGGAAGGACTCTGcacctgcactgaagaaataatccattttgatgccacttttactgccctttgCTCAATGGTGTGGAATGattggatttgaagtttgttgtggcaccagacagagatGGTTAAACAGGtcttcaaaactacaaatcccaaaattccatagcacagagcgataatggaagttaaaggggTGCCAACCATAGAAACAAAACTGCCTTCGGTCCTTTTCTGGGTAAAAAGGTGGCAcagaataaatgaaattaatgatGAAATGATGAGGAGATCTGGGAATCTACAGATCtgggaaaaccacaaatcccaggatcccattgcTGATGCTATTTGCAAGTTGGTtcagactcatggcaacccaaagTTAAatttatcatggtgttttcctggcaaatttttCCAGCCGGTGTCTCTTTGGGCTGAGAAACTTCCAACCaacctccattttctttctggaaagGAGCTTGCTCGTGTTGAAGGGAAGGCCACCACGCCTTGATGTTCTTgtatctaaatgcatctgaataaGTAGACTGTCAGGCTGTCAATTTCTGtgtttcagtgagtcccaaaggtgcatgctgcaagatctctatacatattgttattattattattattccttctaaatgcatctgaggaacttgATTTAAGTCTACGTGTGTCTGCggtttccctctctccctctttcgctCTATTTGGCGTActgtcttccttccctgccccctccacaTGCAGATTGCCATCCAGAGAGCAGAGGATGAGGCTGCCCCCCATAAAAGGGAACATGCCAGAGCTCCCCGCGCATTTGTGGTTTCTGAAAGGaaccagggcagcaggagacctgagaggagaaggcaaggaagaaagtccgcttttctctttttcctccccttcccttcactaAAAGTCTtttttattggcctgttacagacaggccaaaataaagctgcttcgagtcactttgaaggtatggtatttcaatgatgcatgcgtcctaggagTCAAAAAGCTGCACTAAAGCCATGTCCAGTCCTAagggactggagtacagctttgtgTGGCTTTAGGACTTCTTAGAACTCatcatcattgaaataccatacctccaaagtgactcgaagcagctttattttggcctgtctgtaacaggccattgttactTCCTGCAAAAGACAGTTCTCTTGCCTCTCTCCTTTCCCATGAATGGCACGGAATTGGAGCAggcctcctccccttcttcctctcttcccccttcctgaGGTAAAGGCTTAACcctccttctgtgtgtgtgtgtgagggtggGGGCTTTTAGCCCTTCAAAATGTTTGAACGTAGCCTGGTCCCCCCTTCTCATAATTGTTTTATCCCAAAAAATTACATTCCCCATAGCAACAAGTTACAAAGGAGGCATGGGATaacatcacagttaaagtgatgaTCAGCATCAGTAGCTGTCTCCACAGAGCTGAGGAAATATTGCAGGTGTATTgaaatgttgaatagcaatgaAAGGTTTAATCAAAAAGTACAATAAAAGTAATAGTCATTTGTTGAAATGATTTATTGATATACATTATACGAAGACATATTCTTGATGCATATTGCAGCCATGTTAGTATTTCATAGCCATTTCTTAATTACCTAATTTAGGAATTAAAATATGTCACAAAGGCATCTCTTATTTCCTCCCCCAAtttcctctcatcatcatcactgatgtAACGTCGTGGGTCTATAACAAATGTTTCTGGAGAAGTGTTCCTTCCATTTAGAACCTCCCCATTGGTTTCAATAATGTTGTGGAGAATGCAACCAGCAAAAATCGCTGATGGTATGTTATCCACGGAGAGATCGAGCCCGCACTGGAGGGCCCGAAATCTTGATTTTAATCTACCAAAGCTCCTCTCCACGATACAACGTGCTTTTGACAGCCTTCTGTTGAACACCCCCTCCCTTTTGCTGTGTCCCACCTGGAAAGGGATTAGCAGGAAAGGTTTTATCGAGTAACCACCGTCTCCAAGCAGAATTGGGCCAACTTGTTTTCCCGCAATAGTCACAGTCGGACGACCGGGTACATAAATACCAGCCTTTAGTGCGTGGTAAATGAGGGATTCTTTCAGCAGAAATGTGTCGTGATTGGATTGGATCTTCAAGATGTGCAAGCATTTCTGCATCATGTTCACCATTTTCAAATATAGACATGACTATTTTGCGTTGCTCCATCAAGTTATGTATAAGCATGCTAATCagagaaaaaaaattgtgaagCTCGCCTAGAGGATCCATGGCTGTATGAAGGAGGAGAACTGCGGAGCGAAGGGGGAGGGCTTGTAAGGCACAAGCGCGTTTGACGTTTAAGCCGAAGCACAGCCTGATTGGTCCTTTCCAAACAAGGcgcaaaacagaagaggaaatgaTAACGGACGGACAAATGGGAACGAATGCAGGACATACATCAAGTTATAGTACTCCGGTTTAAAACTACGTCACAACTACGTCATTTGATTGACAACCACGAAACCGGTTTAAATCCTACATTATACACCGATTTATGTCTTAAATGGGAACGATCGGCAACATGtctctgttggtgcttttggacatctcagcggccttcgataccatcgaccatggtatccttctgggacgcctgagggagttgggaattgggggcactgctttgcagtggttccgttcctacctctcgggcagatcccagatggtggagctgggggactgtcgttccgataggagggcccttacatctggtgtccctcaaggagcgattttgtcccctatgctattcaacatttacatgaagccactgggagagatcatccggagacatggggcgcggtgttatcagtacgctgatgacacccagataattttctctatgtctccgactgatgcagtaactaaggatggcatctctcctctagatgcctgcttggcgtcggtaatgggctggatgagggagaacaaactcagcgtgaatccagggaaaacggaagtactggtgataggttccccggtttctggtggtgagatctgtcacccggtcctgaacggggtcacgctccccctgaaggactcggtgcgcagcttgggagtgctccttgattcgtcgcttcagctgacttctcaggtggatgcgacggtcaggagtgcctgctatcagcttcggctgatacgccagctgcgtccctacctggaccgaaaggacctagaaactgttgtacatgctttggtaacctctcgattagatttctgcaatgcgctctacatggggcaacccttgtaccaaactcggaagctgcaattggtgcagaatatggcagctagattggtcgctggtagttccaggtcagaccatgtaacacctattttaaaagatcttcactggctgcgtattcgcttccgagctcaatacaaggtgttggttttgacctataaagccctaaatggcttgggcccagggtacttagaggaccgcctctccccatataatccgcctcgcacactcagaacttctgggagtAAACTATTGGAGGTCCCTAGATCCAACTATATACGGACCTCGCAGAGGGCCTTTACTATTGCTGCCCCCTCCctatggaataagctccctgcagagcttcgcaccGCCACCtcgttagctgtttttaaaaaacagttgaaaacatacttgtttcggttggccttcccaccttaatttgtctatttattttcctgccccctttctcccatcttctccccctctttttgACCCGGATTGATGTCTCACTTTGCCCCTGATacgtgtatttcccattttattgttttcctgttcctgtttttgtaataatgtttttaactgttatattggattttaacctgtattgtaatgtttttataaatcttgtaagccgccctgatcattttttatggaagggcggggtataaataaaatttattattattattattattaaaaccggtttatagggATGAATGGGAACTAAAAATAACCCGATTCAGAAAGCGGGGTAAATAGCGTGGTATTTTACATCGGTTTTAATACAATCGGTGTATTATATAGTGATTTAAAAGTTAAGTGAGAATGGCCCCATAgagggaccagggtttgattctccactagTCTATGGAAACCTGTCTGGTgtggtgactgtgggcaagtcacactttctcgacCTCAAGACGAGCCCtacctccatggcaactgtcatctttctggcctgggagggagtgaaaaggctggcccatctccatcagggctagcctcaagaagaagagtgtatttttatttttatgtattttatatttatgtattttattgctgtaaccagCCTGGagtccttgtgattgggtggactataaataatgtattattattattattattattattattattattattattattatcagccaACAAAGGCAATTGTAATGGCAAACTCCTTATGAACCAATCTTGCCCTGCCGACTTATGGCATGAAtttcattggttttttttttccaaggtAAGGAagattcaaaggtggttttgcaaattctttcctctgaaacactAGATAACTTACAGCAGCTGGTAATGCGTTGgcagtctcccctccaagtaccaACTAGGCCTGACCCTGAttagcaaagctctggtgccccccccccccaaaaaaaaccctaccctTCTCAGAATTCAGTAGCATGGAGCCACAGTGGGATCaaagcagattctttttgcagtgtggatgcaggctcaAGAGCAGAAAACTTTTCTACCTCTTTGTAGGATAAACAGAGCCTTTCTTGGGGCAGCAAGGGCTCTTCAGAATTGCAAGTTTGGTGTCTTTAAAAATAGAAGCCTCCAGGCTTGCAGGGAGTGATAAACCTCCggaaatggaggaagagaaagtgcTCAGTGGTGGGGAGGGCAGAGGAAGTGTTCCAGTAGATCAGACACATTTCACTTTCTCAGATCTTAGTAAAAATCAAAGTGCCCAGGGCCACCCACAGCTTAGATCCTGCCTTCCTGCTCCTATCCCCCTGGGAGCCCACTCTTCCTACCCTGGCATGTTTGGATGACTTCTGGGGAGACACCAGGGCTGGAAAGGGACCCAGCTACCATGTGGTCCCCTTTAGTCTCCTACGGGGAACTGATGCTTTTGCTGCTTTTGGTACTTCTTTCTGGAATTCGAGGTAAGTACCAAGAAAAGAGTGTGGCTGCACCTGCATTGCAGGAACAatccactttgataccactttaaactgccaggctatggagttctggggaatgtttgctgtggcaccagagctctctgacagagaaggcgaaatgtctcacaaaactagtttccacaatttcctagcattgagccatggcagttaaagtggtgccaaactaggttgtttctgcagtgcagatgcagtcaaagaAGCTGTTGAACCTGCAAGATGGGTCAACTATGAGCCCCAACCAGCTCCATCTTACCTTCCtccagtatttgttgttgtgtgcctctaagtcattaaaaaaaaaaaaaaacttacagcAACCCAATAATTGGGTTTTCTTGCTTCAGAGGGGAATTtggcatggccatcctctgaggttaagagagtgtgacttgcccagggtcacccagtgggtttttgtggttgagtggggaattgaactctgatctccagaattctagtacaaagctcaaaccactatactgcacTGTCTCTCTCCTACAAAATATTACCAGATAAGACTGTGAtactcttctgcagtcctttataatgagcaataacaacagcatctttacagaagtcaaagacattgctgttagtctggaaaatcagtatgcaaatggcTCATGTAGCttctttgagacttaactgaaagaaagaagctgggagtaTGAGCTTTCTTAGAATTGACCCTACTTCCTGAGGTGCATGCTCCGCAGTTTCCCAGTTGCATGCCTTCTTATAGAATGCTGCTTGATTATTTCCCAGCATGTGCAATATTGGGGCCAAGCTTAATTCACTCCAGTGACAGTGCTAGGAAGATAATGCCTGGAAGCCTAACAAAAAGATAAGTTACTGTTTGGATAAGCCATGGAAGCATGTGGAGTAGGGAGAATAAGCAACTGAGACAGCATTCTGTTAGATACAAATGTTTGCCACTACAAGTAGGCATAGCTATGGCCTCTTATGCATCTGGACAGCTGACAACACAACGTTTGTGATGAGCACCATGGTTCTTGGGTTCCATTTAGTGATACAATCAATTATTGTATCCATTGGTATAATGCCACTCACTCAGCTACCTAAGACAAGGGACAAGATTGGGGGGCCCCCtcgtttaattttttaaaagaggatgaATATCCTCTGTCAGATAGTACTTTGGATTTAACTTGCCCCAAACTCCAAAGGTGCAAGTATTTAACATTTGTATCAAAAGAACTGTAGGCATGGCTTAGCAACATGCATAGACCTGAACATGGGAAAGAGTTTAATGAGAAAATTTCAGTCAAATGTCCAGATGTAATAGGAAACGTTTTTTGAATAGAGAGGAGACAACAATCACACAGACCCTGAATTTCAAATCAGACTAACTGGTCACTCTTAAAGGATCTTGcaacacatttgagactaactgcgtGGAAGAAGTTGNNNNNNNNNNNNNNNNNNNNNNNNNCGAAGTTGTAGCATAGCTTTCCTAAATAGGCTTgctctaatgtgaagtcgaagctttcatggccggcatccatagttttttttgtgggtttttcaggctatgtggccatattctagaagagttttttcgtgacccttctccagcatctgtggctggcatcttctgaagtgCATCTACTGTATTTGGGactaatcaacaggattccaCCCTCTATTTCAGCTCATTTTCCTTTATTATAAAGACTCCAGAAGGTATCACAGGAACTGTCTGAAAGTTGTCAGCTTGGATGGAGATACTGATTATTAAGAGGTTTGTTCACTgaaatgttttataaataatGACCAGTGCTTGTATCCAACTACATGTATATGGAATTGTGCATGAATTCTATATTCATTGCAATATagagagaaatcttgtagcagcttgaaactaactgaaagaaggaaattggcagcatgagcttttatagacttcagtctacttctcagATGCATTATTTATGATTTGCTTTCTGTTGATGCCAGTGTAAATCTATAAAATATTTGGAAACAAATCAGTTGTGCAGTAATTAATGTCATATTCTTTACTCATTTTAGGTGATTGTGGACCACCACCAAAACTGAACAATGCCATTCCTTATAACAAACCTCATGGAGAAAGCTTCCTCCCCATGCAGTCAGTAAACTACAAATGTCTGGCTGGTTTTTATAACATCTATGGGAAACTGGATGTTGTAACATGTCTTCCAGATTCACATGGAGCCCCATAGAGGGTTTTGCGAACGTAAGCCTGCCTACTCTTCACAGGACAGGTTTTAAAGGGTTTTGCGGATATGACATCTTTTTTTCCAAAGTAGTGCTTATGTTGTGAGTAAGTTGTAAGGAAATTACAAGGGAGCATGGGTGGGTGGTGTTAAAATGTAAAGGGATGGAGAGGTATCTGAGCATGCTGGCTTTGGCTAAGCATATATTGTCCATCCTAAGATCATTCGCTGTTTGGAAGTGC
Encoded proteins:
- the LOC121928685 gene encoding complement decay-accelerating factor, GPI-anchored-like, with protein sequence MTSGETPGLERDPATMWSPLVSYGELMLLLLLVLLSGIRGDCGPPPKLNNAIPYNKPHGESFLPMQSVNYKCLAGFYNIYGKLDVVTCLPDSHGAP